Proteins encoded together in one Pseudomonas sp. Seg1 window:
- a CDS encoding polyribonucleotide nucleotidyltransferase codes for MRLPFRLIGGVLVATLLTQITACGSIFYPDRRGQIDGKIDPAIAVLDAVGLLFYVIPGLIAFAVDFATGAIYFEPGHTAQIDPAKLKQAIGPDGQVDNMKLQAILESELGRNLPLDDPRLIQHKGSTQQLAMFGLQPAA; via the coding sequence ATGCGCTTACCTTTTCGCCTGATCGGCGGTGTACTGGTCGCCACCCTGCTCACCCAAATCACCGCGTGCGGTTCGATTTTCTATCCGGATCGTCGCGGCCAGATCGACGGCAAGATCGATCCGGCGATTGCCGTGCTCGATGCCGTGGGCCTGCTGTTCTACGTTATTCCCGGCCTGATCGCGTTTGCCGTCGACTTCGCCACGGGGGCGATCTATTTCGAACCAGGGCACACCGCGCAGATCGATCCGGCCAAGCTCAAGCAAGCCATCGGCCCGGATGGTCAGGTCGATAACATGAAGTTGCAGGCTATTCTCGAATCTGAACTGGGCCGCAATCTGCCGCTGGATGATCCGCGCCTGATCCAGCACAAAGGCAGCACTCAACAACTGGCGATGTTCGGCCTGCAACCTGCCGCATAA
- a CDS encoding ABC transporter permease yields MFKRNSWLSRSLTPKTALPVPVVWSASGLAWVLLVGLWAGLSYGGIVPGMFLPTPGAVVEAAVRLSRDGTLGTHVWASVEVVMVGFIVSSLVAVPLGLLMGSFRIVQAFLEPLVNFIRYLPVTSFVPLFILWIGIGLEQRVSVIIFGVFFQQLVMIADVSKGISKDLINASYTLGSNRRDAVLHVIAPASVPGVLDTLRVTMGWAWTYLVVAELVAASSGLGYLSLKAMRGFQVDVIFLAIAIIGLLGLVTDQLFRFLRLRVAAWAQ; encoded by the coding sequence ATGTTCAAGCGCAATTCGTGGCTGAGCCGCAGCCTCACGCCGAAAACCGCTTTGCCAGTACCCGTGGTTTGGAGCGCCAGCGGTCTGGCCTGGGTGCTGTTGGTCGGCCTGTGGGCCGGGTTGTCCTATGGCGGCATCGTGCCGGGCATGTTCTTGCCTACTCCGGGTGCGGTGGTCGAAGCGGCCGTGCGGTTGAGCCGCGACGGCACCCTCGGCACGCATGTGTGGGCCAGCGTCGAAGTGGTCATGGTCGGTTTCATTGTGTCGTCGCTGGTTGCGGTGCCGCTGGGATTGCTGATGGGCAGTTTCCGCATCGTCCAGGCGTTTCTGGAACCGCTGGTGAATTTCATTCGTTATCTGCCGGTGACCTCGTTCGTGCCGCTGTTCATCCTGTGGATCGGCATCGGTCTGGAGCAGCGCGTATCAGTGATTATCTTCGGCGTGTTCTTCCAGCAACTGGTGATGATTGCCGATGTGTCGAAAGGCATTTCCAAGGATTTGATCAACGCCTCCTATACGTTAGGTTCCAACCGCCGCGATGCGGTGTTGCACGTGATCGCCCCAGCGTCGGTGCCCGGCGTGCTCGATACCTTGCGGGTGACCATGGGCTGGGCCTGGACCTATCTGGTGGTGGCCGAGCTGGTCGCGGCCTCCAGCGGCCTCGGTTATTTGAGCCTGAAAGCCATGCGCGGCTTTCAGGTTGACGTGATTTTCCTCGCCATCGCGATCATCGGCCTGCTCGGTCTGGTCACCGATCAACTGTTCCGCTTTCTCCGCTTGAGGGTTGCCGCATGGGCTCAGTGA
- a CDS encoding ABC transporter substrate-binding protein: MIKSLCIRLAHPLAITALAATVATSAEAGTLSIGHTTWVGYGTLYLAQDLGYFKENGLTVELPVVEEASMYMAAQASGQLSGSASTIDEVLKYRPQFCFKAVAALDDSHGGDGVLVGKEVKSLQELKGKSVAVNEGSTSQFWLSYLLKKNGMKMSDITVQNMTADDAATAFIAGRVPAAVTWEPHLSMVRDKQQGKVLIDSSTTPGVIVDVVALNCSVIEKQPEDVKALVAGLYKAVQYTKDHPEDAYKIMAKGVGGYLSDPKELAAAAQGVRFYDQAMSEKLLGSPGQPGDSAALIKLANETASELQGKPYNVSHDDLVDNRFVSPL, translated from the coding sequence ATGATCAAGTCCTTGTGTATTCGTCTCGCTCATCCTCTGGCAATCACCGCTCTGGCCGCCACAGTCGCCACCAGCGCCGAGGCCGGCACCCTGTCCATCGGCCACACCACGTGGGTCGGCTACGGCACGCTTTATCTGGCTCAGGACCTGGGCTATTTCAAGGAAAACGGCCTGACCGTCGAATTACCCGTGGTCGAAGAGGCCTCGATGTACATGGCCGCGCAGGCCTCCGGGCAACTGTCCGGCTCGGCGTCGACCATCGATGAAGTGCTCAAGTATCGCCCGCAATTCTGCTTCAAGGCTGTCGCGGCGCTGGATGACAGCCATGGTGGCGACGGCGTGCTGGTCGGCAAGGAGGTGAAGAGCCTGCAGGAACTCAAGGGCAAATCCGTGGCGGTGAACGAAGGCTCGACTTCGCAGTTCTGGCTCTCGTATCTGCTGAAAAAGAACGGCATGAAAATGAGCGACATCACCGTGCAGAACATGACCGCTGACGATGCCGCCACCGCGTTCATCGCCGGTCGCGTGCCGGCGGCGGTGACCTGGGAACCGCATCTGTCGATGGTGCGCGACAAGCAGCAAGGCAAGGTGTTGATCGACAGCAGCACCACGCCCGGGGTGATCGTCGATGTGGTAGCGCTCAACTGCAGCGTCATCGAAAAACAGCCGGAAGACGTCAAGGCCCTGGTCGCCGGTTTGTACAAAGCCGTGCAGTACACCAAGGATCATCCGGAAGATGCTTACAAGATCATGGCCAAAGGCGTTGGCGGTTATCTGTCCGATCCGAAGGAGCTGGCGGCTGCGGCGCAGGGCGTGCGCTTCTACGATCAGGCCATGAGCGAAAAACTCCTCGGCTCGCCGGGCCAGCCGGGTGACAGCGCCGCGTTGATCAAACTGGCCAACGAAACCGCCAGCGAGTTGCAGGGCAAACCCTACAACGTCAGCCATGACGATCTGGTCGACAACCGTTTCGTCAGCCCGCTCTAG
- a CDS encoding DUF2076 domain-containing protein: protein MNSEEQTLIDGLFSRLQQAETEAAPRDAQAEARIKEHLTRQPAAGYFMTQAILVQEAALKSLDEQNKQLTQQVQRLQAELQSAKAQSAAPAPSGGGGFLSSIFGGSPRPAPTQSAPASTGGWREPAPQQNFGNPAPQQNFGAPPPNYAQQAAPAAGSSFLGGALKTAAGVAGGVMLAQGISSLFHHNQQPEEIVEVIKEEPAQVADQSNNDWDNDQRMAGNDQGGFTDTDYSDDNSSFFDDDDSFV from the coding sequence ATGAACAGCGAAGAGCAAACCCTGATCGATGGACTGTTTTCCCGGCTGCAACAAGCCGAAACGGAGGCAGCCCCGCGTGACGCCCAGGCCGAGGCGCGGATCAAGGAACACCTGACACGCCAGCCGGCCGCAGGTTATTTCATGACCCAGGCGATTCTGGTGCAAGAGGCGGCGCTCAAAAGCCTCGACGAGCAGAACAAGCAACTGACCCAGCAGGTCCAGCGTCTTCAGGCCGAACTGCAATCGGCCAAGGCGCAAAGTGCGGCACCGGCACCAAGCGGCGGCGGTGGTTTCCTGTCGAGCATCTTTGGTGGCAGCCCACGCCCGGCGCCGACCCAGAGCGCCCCGGCGTCCACTGGCGGCTGGCGCGAACCAGCGCCGCAGCAGAATTTTGGTAATCCGGCCCCGCAACAGAATTTCGGCGCACCGCCACCGAACTACGCGCAGCAAGCGGCCCCGGCAGCGGGCAGCAGCTTCCTCGGTGGCGCATTGAAAACCGCTGCAGGTGTGGCGGGCGGCGTGATGCTGGCGCAAGGCATCAGCAGCCTGTTCCACCACAACCAGCAGCCGGAAGAAATTGTTGAGGTGATCAAGGAAGAGCCGGCGCAGGTGGCTGACCAGAGCAACAACGACTGGGACAACGATCAGCGCATGGCTGGCAATGACCAAGGCGGATTTACCGATACCGACTATAGCGATGACAACTCGTCGTTCTTCGATGACGACGATTCCTTTGTCTGA
- a CDS encoding aldehyde dehydrogenase — MFELAEWQRRAVALKFPDQAVIDGKHYAAQSGQTFAAINPATGQLLANVAACGEADVDAAVGNARQVFEAGVWSRRSPAERKQVLLRLADLLMSHREELALLDSLNMGKPVMDAYNIDVPGAAGVFRWYAESIDKLYDQVAPSATNVLATITREALGVVAAVVPWNFPLDMAAWKLAPALAAGNSVILKPAEQSPFSALRLAELALEAGLPPGVLNVLPGLGEQAGKALGLHADVDCLVFTGSTQVGKYFMQYAAQSNLKQVGLECGGKSANLVFADCRDLELAAEKAAFGIFFNQGEVCSANSRLLVERSIHDEFVERLQAQAERWLPGDPLDPQSRAGAIVDQQQTASIMRAIRQAQEQGATLVCGGQQRRFNGSDNFIEPTIFTGVKAYMALFREEVFGPVLAVVPFDSEEEAVRLANDSVYGLAASLWTDDLNRAHRVARQLRAGTVSVNTVDALDVTVPFGGGKQSGFGRDLSLHSFDKYTQLKTTWFQLR; from the coding sequence GTGTTCGAGCTTGCAGAGTGGCAGCGCCGCGCCGTTGCATTGAAGTTTCCCGATCAAGCCGTGATCGACGGCAAACATTACGCGGCGCAATCGGGGCAGACCTTCGCCGCGATCAACCCGGCTACCGGCCAGTTACTGGCCAACGTTGCCGCGTGCGGCGAGGCCGATGTCGACGCAGCGGTGGGCAATGCCCGACAGGTATTTGAGGCGGGCGTGTGGTCGCGACGTTCGCCGGCCGAGCGCAAGCAAGTGTTGTTGCGTCTGGCCGATTTGCTGATGAGCCATCGCGAAGAGCTGGCGCTGCTCGACTCGCTGAACATGGGCAAACCGGTGATGGACGCCTACAACATCGACGTGCCGGGCGCCGCTGGCGTGTTCCGCTGGTACGCCGAAAGCATCGACAAACTCTACGACCAGGTTGCGCCGAGCGCGACCAACGTGCTGGCGACCATCACCCGTGAAGCACTGGGCGTGGTTGCCGCTGTGGTGCCGTGGAATTTTCCTTTGGACATGGCCGCGTGGAAACTCGCGCCAGCGCTGGCGGCGGGCAATTCGGTGATCCTCAAACCGGCCGAGCAGTCCCCGTTTTCGGCCTTGCGTCTGGCCGAGCTTGCGCTGGAGGCGGGCCTGCCGCCGGGTGTGCTGAATGTGCTGCCGGGGCTTGGCGAGCAGGCCGGCAAGGCCTTGGGTTTGCACGCGGATGTCGATTGTCTGGTGTTTACCGGTTCGACGCAGGTTGGCAAATATTTCATGCAGTACGCTGCGCAATCAAACCTCAAGCAGGTGGGGCTGGAGTGCGGCGGCAAGAGCGCCAATCTGGTCTTCGCCGATTGCCGGGATCTGGAGCTGGCGGCGGAGAAAGCTGCGTTCGGGATCTTCTTCAATCAGGGCGAAGTCTGCTCGGCCAACTCGCGATTGCTGGTGGAACGTTCGATTCATGATGAGTTTGTCGAGCGTCTGCAAGCGCAGGCCGAGCGTTGGTTGCCGGGCGATCCGCTGGATCCGCAAAGCCGCGCGGGTGCCATCGTCGATCAGCAGCAGACGGCGAGCATCATGCGCGCCATTCGCCAGGCACAAGAGCAGGGCGCGACGCTGGTATGTGGCGGTCAGCAACGGCGTTTCAATGGCTCGGACAACTTCATCGAGCCGACGATTTTCACTGGCGTGAAAGCCTATATGGCGTTGTTTCGTGAAGAGGTGTTCGGCCCGGTGCTGGCGGTTGTGCCGTTCGACAGTGAAGAGGAGGCCGTGCGTCTGGCGAATGACAGCGTGTATGGGTTGGCGGCGTCGCTCTGGACAGATGACCTCAACCGCGCACACCGAGTGGCGCGGCAGTTGCGGGCCGGTACGGTGTCGGTCAATACGGTGGATGCGCTGGACGTGACGGTGCCATTTGGCGGCGGCAAACAGTCCGGGTTCGGTCGCGACCTGTCGTTGCACTCGTTCGACAAATACACGCAGTTGAAAACCACCTGGTTCCAATTGCGCTGA
- the hrpB gene encoding ATP-dependent helicase HrpB, with product MNSLPIDEVLPALREALATRHEAVLEAPPGAGKTTRVPLALLNEAWLAGQTILMLEPRRLAARAAAERLASELGEKVGETVGYRIRLDSKVGPNTRIEVVTEGILTRRLQDDPALEGVGLLIFDEFHERSLDADLALALSLNGRELFRAEQPLKILLMSATLEGERLAGLLDDAPILRSEGRMYPVTMRWGRPFQPGEYIDQRVTQTVLEALHDETGSLLVFLPGQAEIRRVHQQLADAIGERKDVLLCPLHGELDLNAQRAAIDPAPAGQRKVVLATNIAETSLTINGVRVVIDAGLARVPRFDPGSGMTRLDTQRISKASATQRAGRAGRLEPGVCYRLWSQDQHEQLAAYGSAEILSADLASLALQLGRWGVTPGELVWLDVPPAAAYAQAQDLLQRLGALEGEALTTHGQAMAELPAHPRIGHLLLRGQALGLANMACDVAALLGERDILRGAGADLHSRLVLLSGEERAARGAQGGVQRARQLARQYRGYLRGKASEPVSDPDHPRWLGALLALAYPDRVAQQRRAGGAEYRLANGRAALFAEADSLMKEPWIVIADLGSRQGQREERIYLAADFDPALFDSVLAEQVRNVDQLDWDEREGVLRAERQRKVGELILSREPLTGLDEAARSQALVNLVRRKGLELLPWTPELRQWQARVALLRQLDLTNQDDSQWPDVSDATLLKTLEDWLMPYLGKVSRLSHFANLDLSSIVRNLLPWPLPQRLDELAPHHLSVPSGSSIRLDYSEFPPILAVRLQELFGLAETPRIAGGRQVVKLHLLSPARRPVQVTQDLANFWRSTYAEVKKDLKGRYPKHYWPDDPLVAEATARAKPRGT from the coding sequence ATGAATTCGCTGCCGATCGATGAAGTTTTACCCGCCCTGCGTGAAGCCCTCGCGACACGCCACGAAGCCGTGCTCGAAGCACCGCCCGGCGCCGGTAAAACCACCCGCGTGCCCTTGGCTTTGCTCAATGAAGCGTGGCTGGCGGGGCAAACCATTCTGATGCTCGAACCGCGCCGTCTCGCTGCGCGTGCTGCTGCGGAACGACTGGCCAGTGAACTCGGCGAGAAGGTCGGTGAAACCGTCGGTTATCGCATCCGCCTCGACAGCAAGGTCGGCCCCAACACCCGCATCGAAGTGGTCACCGAAGGCATTCTCACCCGGCGCTTGCAGGATGATCCGGCGCTGGAAGGCGTGGGTCTGCTGATATTCGACGAATTTCACGAACGCAGCCTCGACGCCGATCTGGCGCTGGCCTTAAGTCTGAACGGTCGCGAGCTGTTTCGAGCTGAACAGCCGCTGAAGATTTTGCTGATGTCCGCCACCCTTGAAGGCGAACGTCTGGCCGGGTTGCTCGATGACGCGCCGATCCTGCGCAGCGAAGGGCGCATGTATCCGGTGACGATGCGCTGGGGCCGTCCGTTCCAGCCCGGCGAATACATCGATCAGCGCGTGACACAAACCGTACTCGAAGCCCTGCACGACGAGACCGGCAGCCTCTTGGTGTTTCTGCCGGGGCAGGCGGAAATCCGTCGTGTCCATCAACAACTGGCCGACGCCATCGGTGAGCGCAAAGACGTCTTGCTCTGCCCGTTGCACGGTGAACTCGACCTCAACGCCCAGCGCGCAGCGATCGATCCGGCACCGGCCGGTCAGCGCAAAGTGGTGCTGGCGACCAACATCGCCGAGACCAGTTTGACCATCAACGGTGTGCGCGTGGTCATCGACGCCGGGTTGGCGCGGGTCCCGCGTTTCGATCCCGGCAGCGGCATGACGCGTCTGGATACCCAGCGGATTTCCAAGGCCAGCGCCACCCAGCGTGCCGGTCGGGCAGGGCGACTGGAACCGGGCGTTTGCTATCGCCTGTGGTCGCAGGATCAGCACGAACAACTGGCGGCGTATGGCAGCGCGGAAATTCTTTCGGCGGATCTGGCCAGCCTGGCGCTGCAACTCGGGCGCTGGGGCGTGACGCCGGGCGAACTGGTCTGGCTGGATGTGCCGCCAGCAGCGGCTTATGCACAGGCGCAGGATTTGCTGCAGCGGCTCGGCGCGCTGGAAGGCGAAGCGCTGACAACTCATGGTCAGGCCATGGCTGAATTGCCGGCGCACCCGCGCATCGGCCATTTGTTGCTGCGCGGTCAGGCGTTGGGCCTGGCCAACATGGCGTGCGACGTTGCTGCATTGCTCGGCGAGCGCGATATCTTGCGCGGCGCCGGGGCGGATTTGCACAGTCGCCTGGTGCTGCTGTCTGGCGAGGAGCGCGCTGCCCGTGGCGCGCAGGGTGGTGTGCAGCGCGCCCGGCAACTGGCGCGGCAATATCGCGGTTACCTGCGCGGCAAGGCGAGCGAGCCGGTCAGCGATCCCGATCATCCGCGCTGGCTCGGCGCGTTGCTGGCGCTGGCTTACCCGGATCGCGTCGCGCAACAGCGGCGTGCCGGTGGTGCCGAATATCGACTGGCCAACGGTCGCGCCGCGCTGTTCGCTGAGGCCGACAGCCTGATGAAAGAGCCGTGGATCGTCATTGCCGACCTCGGCAGCCGTCAGGGCCAGCGCGAGGAACGGATTTATCTGGCGGCGGATTTCGATCCGGCGCTGTTCGATTCCGTGCTCGCCGAGCAGGTGCGCAACGTCGATCAACTGGACTGGGACGAGCGCGAAGGTGTGCTGCGCGCCGAGCGTCAGCGCAAGGTCGGCGAGCTGATCTTGAGTCGCGAACCATTGACCGGTCTCGATGAAGCCGCACGCAGTCAGGCGCTGGTCAATCTGGTGCGGCGCAAAGGTCTGGAGCTGCTGCCATGGACACCGGAACTGCGTCAGTGGCAGGCGCGGGTGGCGTTGTTGCGCCAGCTCGATCTGACGAATCAGGATGACAGCCAATGGCCGGATGTCAGCGACGCAACGCTGCTGAAAACCCTTGAAGACTGGCTGATGCCGTATCTGGGCAAGGTCTCGCGACTCAGTCATTTTGCCAACCTCGATCTGTCGAGCATCGTGCGCAACCTGCTGCCGTGGCCACTGCCGCAACGCCTGGACGAGTTAGCGCCGCATCATCTGAGCGTGCCGTCGGGGTCGTCGATTCGTCTGGACTACAGCGAGTTTCCACCGATTCTGGCGGTGCGATTGCAGGAGTTGTTCGGCCTGGCCGAGACCCCGCGAATCGCTGGCGGCCGGCAAGTGGTCAAGCTGCACCTGTTATCGCCTGCGCGGCGTCCGGTACAGGTGACGCAGGATCTGGCCAACTTCTGGCGCAGCACCTATGCAGAAGTGAAGAAGGATTTGAAAGGGCGCTATCCGAAGCATTACTGGCCGGATGATCCGTTGGTAGCCGAGGCCACCGCGCGGGCCAAACCGCGCGGCACCTGA
- a CDS encoding ABC transporter ATP-binding protein, with protein sequence MGSVTAANHRFIEPLAAPAQAAPRLQVDKVSLRYKRPDGGTFTALEEVSFEVPDQQFAVLVGPSGCGKSSLLYLTAGLAEPTSGEIYVGGQQVQGPGADRGMVFQSYTLFPWLTVRQNVEFGLKRRGLPAARRKEIVDYYVNEVGLTGFADNYAKQLSGGMMQRVAIARALANDPQILLMDEPFGALDSQTRLQMQQLLLRVWGNSKKTVLFVTHDIDEAILLGDRVYVMGAKPGRIKQILDVPIERPRSLDMVMERSFIDMKRQIFGLLHDDLEEVH encoded by the coding sequence ATGGGCTCAGTGACTGCTGCCAATCATCGCTTTATCGAGCCGCTCGCGGCACCGGCGCAAGCCGCGCCACGCTTGCAGGTGGACAAGGTCAGCCTGCGTTACAAGAGGCCCGATGGCGGAACGTTTACCGCGCTGGAAGAGGTGTCGTTCGAGGTGCCGGATCAGCAATTCGCCGTGCTGGTCGGGCCGTCGGGTTGCGGCAAGTCGAGCCTGTTATACCTGACCGCCGGCCTGGCTGAACCGACTTCCGGCGAGATCTACGTTGGCGGCCAGCAAGTGCAAGGTCCCGGCGCGGATCGCGGCATGGTCTTTCAGAGCTATACGTTGTTCCCGTGGCTGACGGTGCGGCAGAACGTCGAGTTCGGCCTCAAGCGTCGTGGCCTGCCGGCGGCGCGGCGCAAGGAGATTGTCGATTATTACGTCAACGAAGTCGGCCTCACCGGGTTCGCCGACAATTACGCCAAACAGCTCTCGGGCGGGATGATGCAGCGTGTCGCCATTGCCCGGGCGCTGGCCAATGATCCGCAGATTTTGCTGATGGACGAACCGTTCGGTGCGCTGGATAGCCAGACGCGTTTGCAGATGCAGCAACTGTTGCTGCGGGTGTGGGGCAACAGCAAGAAAACCGTGCTGTTTGTCACCCACGACATCGACGAAGCGATTCTGCTTGGCGACCGGGTCTATGTGATGGGCGCGAAACCGGGGCGGATCAAACAGATTCTCGATGTGCCGATCGAGCGGCCACGCTCACTGGACATGGTTATGGAGCGCTCGTTCATCGACATGAAACGGCAGATCTTCGGGCTGCTGCATGATGATCTGGAAGAAGTGCACTGA
- a CDS encoding LysR family transcriptional regulator gives MAAYNLRQLKYFITTVECGSVAEASRKLYIAQPAISTAIKALEDSFAVQLLIRHHAQGVSLTPSGARFLRKAQELLRMAKEFEQNALADNDVVAGQIDIGCFETVAPLYLPQLIAGFSALYPGVKIRIRDGEQQELVQGLTSGAFDLVILYEHELDATIQTEPLMPAQRPYALLPADHRFAEYKQVSLRDLCLEPMILLDVQPSRTYFVSLFEELGLTPRIEFSSPSIEMVRGMVGQGFGFSILVTRPHSECTYDGKKVVCVDIVEDVTGSGLVAAWLKRGQLTKPAQLFADYCREQLTAKTA, from the coding sequence GTGGCCGCCTACAATTTGCGTCAGTTGAAATACTTCATCACCACCGTCGAGTGCGGCAGCGTTGCCGAGGCTTCACGCAAGCTGTACATCGCTCAACCGGCGATCTCCACGGCGATCAAGGCGCTGGAAGACAGCTTCGCCGTGCAACTGCTGATCCGCCATCACGCCCAAGGGGTTTCTCTTACACCGAGCGGCGCGCGTTTCCTGCGCAAGGCCCAGGAACTGCTGCGCATGGCCAAGGAGTTCGAACAGAACGCCCTTGCCGATAACGATGTGGTGGCCGGGCAGATCGACATCGGCTGTTTCGAAACCGTTGCGCCGTTGTACCTGCCGCAATTGATCGCCGGGTTTTCCGCCCTGTACCCGGGCGTGAAGATCCGCATCCGCGACGGCGAACAACAGGAACTGGTACAAGGCCTGACCTCAGGCGCGTTTGACCTGGTGATCCTCTATGAACACGAACTCGACGCGACGATTCAGACCGAACCGCTGATGCCGGCGCAACGACCCTATGCGCTACTGCCGGCCGATCATCGCTTTGCCGAGTACAAGCAAGTGTCGCTGCGCGATCTGTGCCTGGAACCGATGATTCTGCTGGATGTGCAACCGAGCCGGACCTACTTCGTCAGCCTGTTCGAAGAGCTGGGCCTGACGCCGCGCATCGAGTTCAGCTCACCGTCCATCGAGATGGTGCGCGGGATGGTCGGTCAGGGTTTCGGCTTTTCGATCCTGGTTACGCGACCGCATTCGGAATGCACTTACGACGGCAAGAAGGTTGTGTGCGTGGACATCGTCGAGGACGTCACCGGTTCAGGTTTGGTGGCGGCGTGGCTCAAGCGTGGGCAACTGACCAAACCGGCGCAGTTGTTCGCGGATTATTGCCGCGAACAATTGACCGCCAAGACCGCTTAG
- a CDS encoding endonuclease/exonuclease/phosphatase family protein — protein MTRLLRYTLLLVVLAIALIGGLIFGLTWRPDARETLPVSCTGTPPTLVPGQALKVMTWNVQYLAGKRYVFWNDQAEGDDEAPTLEDMAFSLDEVARVIRDEQPDVVLLQELDDGAKASDYQDQLKLLQERVADLYPCSASAFDWKADFVPEPHIFGSVGRQLATLSRYRIEHAERLQLPVASSNFISRQFQPKDALLATKLPLSDGGQLTVFNTHLERASQPDDTLQAQVAAVAKVLDKYESQGLPWLIGGDFNLLPLGQYRRLPAEQRRPYSADSELHLLWDKYPMIPTNNEASGIDRAQWLTHYPNDPGLNGPDRTVDYLFYSPKIKRIQATVRQDDTLRISDHLPVIARFLLPVAP, from the coding sequence ATGACCCGCCTGCTGCGCTACACCCTGCTCCTTGTTGTGCTCGCCATCGCGCTGATTGGCGGGCTGATCTTTGGCCTGACCTGGCGCCCCGACGCCCGGGAAACCCTGCCGGTCAGCTGTACCGGAACGCCGCCGACGCTGGTGCCCGGGCAGGCGCTGAAAGTCATGACCTGGAACGTGCAGTACCTGGCGGGCAAGCGTTACGTGTTCTGGAATGACCAGGCCGAGGGCGACGACGAAGCGCCAACGCTGGAAGACATGGCCTTCAGCCTTGATGAAGTGGCACGGGTGATCCGCGACGAACAGCCCGATGTGGTCCTGTTGCAGGAACTGGATGACGGTGCCAAGGCCAGCGACTATCAGGACCAGCTCAAATTGTTGCAGGAACGCGTGGCCGATCTGTATCCGTGCAGCGCCAGTGCGTTTGACTGGAAAGCCGACTTCGTCCCTGAACCACACATCTTCGGCAGCGTTGGCCGACAACTGGCGACGCTCAGCCGCTACCGCATCGAGCATGCCGAACGCCTGCAATTGCCAGTGGCATCAAGCAATTTCATCAGTCGCCAGTTCCAGCCGAAAGATGCGCTGCTGGCGACCAAACTGCCGCTCAGCGACGGCGGGCAACTCACCGTATTCAACACCCATCTGGAGCGCGCCAGCCAACCGGACGACACCTTGCAGGCGCAAGTGGCCGCCGTGGCCAAGGTGCTCGACAAGTATGAAAGCCAGGGCTTGCCGTGGCTGATCGGTGGCGATTTCAATCTGTTGCCGCTTGGCCAATATCGTCGTTTGCCTGCCGAACAGCGCAGGCCGTACTCCGCCGACAGCGAGCTGCACCTGCTGTGGGACAAATACCCGATGATCCCGACCAACAACGAAGCCAGCGGCATCGACCGTGCACAGTGGTTGACCCACTACCCCAACGACCCCGGTCTCAATGGCCCGGATCGTACGGTCGACTATCTGTTCTACAGCCCGAAGATCAAACGGATCCAGGCAACGGTCCGTCAGGACGATACGCTGCGTATCTCCGATCATTTGCCGGTGATTGCCCGCTTCCTGCTCCCCGTCGCGCCCTAG
- a CDS encoding YciC family protein, translating to MNALEVLRDSLYFFKRHLASIVQLCLPLVIVEALLQQVVDRASDPDSFSAYSIIVGLLVYPLYTAALILFLDARTRGEAPRTLDLLAMSARLWPRFALLTALNTLLILLGLSLYFLPGLILMVMLAFGEYLLVLRGLNPLHAMKESLRLTRGHFWRILLCILCVMGPLWLLKGLTLQVYPDPQNPALAVLIDSAHSFLQLFTSVVLFRLFMLISELPDKRDRSV from the coding sequence ATGAATGCCTTAGAAGTGCTGCGCGACTCTCTGTATTTTTTCAAACGCCATTTGGCCAGCATCGTGCAGTTGTGCCTGCCGCTGGTGATCGTCGAAGCATTGCTGCAACAAGTGGTCGACCGCGCCAGCGATCCGGACAGTTTCTCGGCTTACAGCATCATTGTCGGGCTGCTGGTCTATCCGTTGTACACCGCCGCGCTGATCCTGTTTCTCGACGCCCGCACCCGTGGCGAAGCCCCGCGCACCCTCGACCTGCTGGCGATGTCTGCCCGGTTGTGGCCGCGTTTCGCCCTGCTCACGGCGCTCAACACGTTGCTGATTCTGCTGGGGCTTTCGCTTTACTTCCTGCCGGGGCTGATCCTGATGGTGATGCTGGCTTTCGGCGAATACCTGCTGGTGCTGCGTGGCCTCAATCCATTGCACGCGATGAAGGAAAGCCTGCGCCTGACCCGTGGGCATTTCTGGCGGATCCTGCTGTGCATTCTCTGTGTGATGGGACCGCTGTGGCTGCTCAAGGGCTTGACCCTGCAGGTCTATCCAGACCCGCAGAACCCGGCACTTGCCGTACTGATCGACAGTGCCCACAGTTTCCTGCAACTGTTCACCAGCGTGGTGCTGTTCCGTCTGTTCATGCTGATCAGTGAATTGCCTGACAAGCGCGACAGATCGGTCTGA